A portion of the Paenibacillus sp. PvR098 genome contains these proteins:
- a CDS encoding UbiX family flavin prenyltransferase, with protein sequence MKKIIVGMSGATGAIFGIRILEVLKELNIESHLVMSKWAETTIRLETKYSVDEVLKLASVVHGPSNQAASISSGSFRTDGMIIAPCSMKTLAAISAGYADSLIARAADVILKERRKLVIMARETPLNDIHLQNMLNLSRAGALILPPMPAFYNNPETLDDMINHIVARTLDQFDIDNSLTKRWMTQNV encoded by the coding sequence ATGAAAAAAATTATTGTGGGTATGTCGGGAGCAACCGGAGCCATTTTTGGAATCCGAATTTTGGAGGTTCTAAAAGAACTGAACATAGAATCCCATCTAGTCATGTCCAAGTGGGCAGAGACGACAATTCGTTTAGAAACGAAGTATTCCGTTGACGAGGTTCTTAAATTGGCTTCCGTTGTTCATGGGCCGTCGAATCAGGCGGCTTCCATTTCGAGCGGTTCGTTTCGTACGGATGGTATGATTATAGCTCCTTGCAGCATGAAGACCTTGGCCGCGATCAGTGCGGGATATGCCGATTCCTTAATTGCGAGAGCTGCTGATGTGATATTGAAAGAACGGAGAAAACTAGTCATCATGGCCAGAGAAACTCCGCTCAATGATATTCATTTACAAAACATGCTGAATTTATCTAGAGCCGGAGCGTTGATTTTACCTCCTATGCCTGCATTTTATAATAATCCGGAAACGCTAGATGATATGATTAATCATATTGTTGCCCGTACGTTAGATCAGTTTGATATTGATAATTCATTAACGAAACGATGGATGACACAGAATGTTTAA
- a CDS encoding UbiD family decarboxylase, with protein sequence MSHPKNMEQFINEYEKVRPEDVIRITKPVDAKFEITAIAKHFEEQNKFPLIVFEQVLNAKGEISPHPVVINMLGDRHKLAYAIGSNYSEVALDWSRKVEQSEPQKPVVVQHGEAASQEVVLKGNDIDLLSLPIVHHHEMDPGPYITAGMFTCHDPETWSANMAFHRGFISGPREIRAYLSPGSHNFWNLKTHENLDKEMKVAFWIGHHPAHIMGAHCHMSYPKDHYTPSGTLAGQPLRLVPSQTLGDDFLVPADAEFVIEGIMRPGDRALEGPFGEYPRYYGPQQKSPVMEVTAVTHRKNAMWYSFMVGINNNYSSVRVERDMYAAIKKAVPQVERVAMPVSGCGMFHCYVQLKKTHDGQPKQAIMAALVASEWVKHVIVVDEDIDIYDDRWVLWAVATRSQWDKDIFVVPDSFGAHLDPSAGRNAMSARGGIDATRPAPPERYPLRLDVPTEVKSRIQLKDFIDEEKLAKVPTINKH encoded by the coding sequence ATGAGCCATCCCAAAAATATGGAACAATTTATCAATGAATATGAAAAGGTGCGGCCTGAAGATGTAATTCGAATTACGAAGCCGGTCGATGCCAAGTTTGAAATTACCGCCATTGCCAAGCACTTCGAGGAGCAGAACAAATTTCCGCTCATCGTTTTTGAACAAGTGCTTAATGCCAAGGGCGAGATTTCTCCGCATCCCGTTGTCATTAATATGCTCGGTGACAGGCATAAATTAGCCTATGCCATAGGCTCTAATTATTCAGAAGTCGCGCTCGATTGGTCCAGAAAAGTCGAGCAATCCGAACCGCAAAAGCCGGTTGTAGTCCAGCATGGAGAGGCTGCTTCTCAAGAGGTTGTGCTTAAAGGCAACGATATTGATTTGCTGTCTTTACCTATCGTACATCATCACGAGATGGACCCTGGACCCTACATCACCGCAGGCATGTTTACCTGCCACGATCCCGAAACCTGGAGTGCGAACATGGCGTTTCATAGAGGCTTTATTTCCGGCCCTCGGGAAATTCGCGCCTACCTCAGTCCCGGAAGCCACAATTTTTGGAATCTCAAGACCCATGAAAACTTAGATAAAGAAATGAAAGTAGCTTTCTGGATAGGGCATCACCCCGCACACATTATGGGGGCGCATTGTCATATGAGCTATCCTAAGGATCATTATACTCCGTCGGGCACCTTAGCCGGACAACCGCTCAGGCTGGTTCCTTCCCAGACGCTTGGAGACGACTTTTTGGTTCCTGCGGACGCGGAGTTTGTCATTGAAGGCATTATGAGACCGGGGGATCGAGCTTTGGAGGGGCCGTTTGGCGAATACCCTCGTTATTACGGTCCTCAGCAAAAGAGCCCGGTGATGGAAGTGACGGCTGTAACCCACCGTAAAAACGCGATGTGGTATTCGTTTATGGTTGGAATCAACAATAACTATTCGTCGGTACGCGTGGAGCGGGACATGTATGCGGCTATAAAGAAAGCGGTTCCACAGGTGGAACGGGTGGCTATGCCGGTGTCAGGCTGCGGGATGTTCCACTGCTACGTCCAGCTGAAGAAAACGCATGACGGCCAACCGAAGCAAGCGATTATGGCGGCCCTGGTCGCATCCGAATGGGTCAAACACGTGATTGTCGTAGACGAGGATATCGATATTTATGATGATCGCTGGGTGCTTTGGGCCGTAGCGACCCGAAGTCAATGGGATAAAGATATATTCGTCGTTCCGGACAGCTTTGGAGCTCATCTGGATCCGTCTGCCGGACGGAATGCCATGAGTGCCAGAGGAGGAATTGACGCTACCAGACCAGCACCGCCGGAAAGATATCCGCTTCGCTTGGATGTGCCTACGGAAGTCAAAAGTCGGATACAGCTGAAGGATTTTATTGATGAAGAAAAACTGGCAAAGGTTCCAACGATCAATAAACATTAA